The Pseudanabaena sp. ABRG5-3 genome includes the window CTATGACTATCTATCCTAAAAGTGTTTAATAGACTGAATTAGAGGTTTTCATACCTCTTATGATAGTCATTTGATAGTCAAACTACTATATATCTGTTTTTATTTGTGGCTGAGAGCTTCTTTTATTTTGGTTTGTGTTTCTTCGATGATAGTAACGATCTTTTTAAGTTGAGACTCACTTAGTACACCTTCACTAGCTAAGGTTTCCACTGCCTGCCCGATCGCCATAGGTCTTGGGAAAAACATCTCAAGGACTCTTACAGGGCATCTCCTGTATGTTGTCTTTACAGTTTCGACTTCATCGATCTCAAAAAGTTGTAAGCCTTCATTGCCTTTAAATCGAAACTTTTTGATTGTCTGCGAAGATCGCTCTATTTCTTCTTTGCCATGCCCTTCTAGATATTCAAGCAAAACCTTTTGAGCCAAGCTTTGCATAAATTCTGGTTGCGATCGCTGGTAGTCTTGCCGAGCTTGATTTACGCTGTCTAAAAAGTCTGGTTTTGTTTTGAGCCAAGCATAGAAGCTAGCTTTACTAATAAGTTTTGGCGATTTATAGACGCTTTCTAGTCTGCCATCGGCACGAATGCGATCGCAGATCTCTTGAACTAACTCTGGTGTGTATTTGCCTTTTGCACCTGTCATACCTCTAAGAAATCACACGAAATGCTATTTCTATACTGAAATAGCGAAAATCGCGAATTAAATACTTAGGTCAATTCCATTAGTTATCAGTAGTTAACGGTAATTATTTGGATCTGCGGTTAATCTAACGCCATAATTGTTTCTCGATCATGGATCGAATGGGTTTAGCGATAGTTATGCTAGAGCCTAGTCAAGTTAATGTCGGTAAGTTATAGGGTTAAATATGGGGCAACTCGAACATATTGAGGCAATTGAAAAGCGCCTATGGGGTGCTGCTGACACGTTGCGGTCTAACTCCAACTATGCCAGTAATGAGTATTTCATGCCTGTGATGGGGTTGATTTTCCTGCGTCATGCCTATAGCCGTTATTTGGCAGTTAAGGATGAGATTATTGCTAACTTGCCGAAACGGGGTGGTAAGGTGCGCGAACTCAAGAAAGAAGATTTTTCACAGAGAAGTGCGATCTTTTTAAGACCAGAGGCGCAGTTTGATTATTTAGTGGCGCTTGGGGACGATCGCGATCGCGCTAAGGCTGTCATTGAGGCGATGGAGTCGATTGAGGCAGATTACACCACGCTGAAGGGTGAACTACCGAAGCAAGAATATCAAGAACTGGATAATGAGGTTTTAGGGCAGTTGCTCAGAGCGCTGAATCCAGAGGAGTTGAAGCAGGTTAAGGGGGATGTATTCGGGCGAATTTACGAATATTTTTTAACGCAGTTTGCGGATCTGAAAGCTCATGATAATGGTGAATTTTTTACGCCTGTTTCCTTGGTTTCTTTGATTGCCAATGTTTTAGAACCCGATCGCGGTATTTTGCTCGACCCTGCCTGTGGTTCTGGGGGGATGTTTGTCCAGAGCGCTCATTTTGTGGAGGATCGACAGGGCAACCCGCACTCATTGACCTTTAAAGGTTTAGAGAAAAATCCCACCACGATTCGGCTTGCCAAGATGAATTTGGCGGTGCATGGGTTGGAGGGGGATATGCAAAAGGCGATTACCTATTATGAAGATCCCCATGAGTTGTTGGGTAAGGCTGACTTTGTGATGGCGAATCCGCCTTTTAATGTGGATGAGGTGGATGAGGAGAAGGTCAAGAATGATCCGCGTTTGTTGTTTGGTTTGCCGAGTGTCAACAAAAACAAGAAGATTTCTAATGGTAATTATCTTTGGATTACCTATTTTTATAGCTATTTGACCGATCGCGGTAGAGCAGGATTTGTCATGTCGTCTCAGGCTTCGAGTGCGGGTGGTACGGAGGCAACTGTACGCCAAAAGCTGATCGGGACGGGTGATGTGGAAATGATGGTAGCGATTCGCTCGAATTTTTTCTATACGCGCACTGTGCCTTGTGAGTTGTGGTTTTTTAATCGGGCAAAGTTGCCACAACATAAAGATCATGTGCTGATGTTGGATGCGCGGAATATCTACCGCAAAGTAACGCGCAAAATCTATGATTTTAGTCCTGAGCAGTTACAGAATCTGTTAGCGATCGTGTGGCTATATCGGGGACAGGAGGACAAGTTTCTCAATCTGGTGCGGGATTATCTCGATCGCACTTTAAGCTCTATCAATGGTTGTTTTGAGTCGGTTGATGGTTATACGAAGGCGATCGCTTTATTTCGAGACAAGATGACTCCTTTTGTAAATGGAATTTCGCAAACTCTAAAAGGTGAAGCCTCACCGATGCCAGAGTTTGAGGAGAGTTTGACGACTTTAATCAAGGATGTGGAGGTATTTCGAGGGGATGCTAAGACCCTCACCCCTAGCCCCTCTCCCGCAGGAGAGGGGAACAAGAGTAAGAATGAGATTAGTCTTAATGAGTCGGTGGGGCGGCTTGCACCGCTTGCGGAAACTAGCCGTGATTTGGTGAAGCAAGCGGATCTCGTTTATAAGTTGGGCTGTCGGGTGATGGACTGGTGCGAAAAGGAACAGTCAGCGAAGGATAGCGATCGCTGGTCGAGTCGAGATGTCACGAAGGAACGCAAGGCGGCGGATTTGGCGCGACAGGATGCTGTGGAGCAGTTAAAGCAAGTTCGCTATTTTCATAAACAGGCGGTGTGGCTGACGGAGCGTTTTCCTGATTGTAAGTATCGGGATGTACAGGGTTTGGTGAAGCTGGTCGATCGCGCTGAGTTAGCAGCGAATGATTGGAGTTTGACCCCTGGGCGTTATGTGGGTGTGGCTCCTGAGGAGGTGGATGAGGATTTTGATTTTGAGGAGACTTTGCGGGATATTCACATTGAGCTTGAGGGTTTGAATGCTGAAGCGGTGGATCTGGCGGCGGCGATCGCGCAAAATTTTAAAGAGTTAGGAATCTAAAATATATGGCAAGAGATATTTTTCATAACGTTGTTAGGGTTGCCTTAGAAAAGGATGGATGGAAAATTACGGATGATCCCTATCGATTGCGCTATGGTATTGCTGATGTGTATATAGATTTGGCTGCGGAAATGGCGATCGCGGCTGAGCGAGAAGGGCGCAAAATTGCTGTCGAGATCAAGAGTTTTGCTGGTGGTTCTGCAATTTCAGAGTTTCATACAGCTTTAGGGCAATTTCTGAATTACCGTATTGCTTTAGAAGTTGCTAATGAGTTAGATCGAGAGCTTTATTTAGCGGTTCCGAGTGATGTCCAGAAAGACTTTCTCAGATTTGAACCTGCTAAAATTGTGATTGCTAGATACCAAGTAAAGCTAATTATCTACGACATTCAAAAAGAGGTTATTACGCAATGGATCGAGTAAGTGAGTATCGCCAAATTATTTGTCAGTTTCTAAAAGATTTTAGTAAGGATGATCCTGATGCAAGGTTAATCTTTGATAAGGAGCGCGATCGCTATTTGGTGTTGCATTCTGGATGGCGTAATGATTATCGATTTTATGGTTGTGCGATTCATCTGGATTTAATTGATGGGAAGGTATGGATTCAACAAAATAGTACGGAGGTGATGGTGGATCGGGATTTGGAGAAGCTTGGGGTAAGTCCTAAAGATATTATTCTTGGGTTTAGGTCGCCTGAAGTGCGTGAGCGTTTGGCAGCATTGAGATAGGCTTAGTACAAGATTATTTGTCAAAATTTTCAACGGTTTAGAATATAGATAATGCTAGAGGTGACGTTATGAAAACTATTTCGATCGCAGTTGAGCCAGAGATTCAGGTGGCTTTTGAGCAAGCTAATGATGAGGATAAGCAAGCTTTAGGGGCTTTGATTAGCTCGTTTTTTAAGGACAGATTGGCTAGTAAAAATCTGGTTGAGGTGATGCGGGAAATTGGCGATCGCGCTGAGAAGCGAGGTCTAACACCTGAAATATTAAATGAGCTTCTCAATGATGAAGATGAAGGATAAAAATTTGCGAGTTGTTCTTGATACCAATGTTTTAATTAGTAGCTTACTGCTTAAAAATTCTCCTCCTTTTCGTGTAGTTGAGTTGATATTTTCTAGGAGTATACTCTTACGCTCAGAGTCAACTCTATCAGAGCTTCAAGAGGTTTTGGGGCGCAAAAAGTTTAATAAATATTTAACCCTTGAGGAGCGTCAGGTGTTTTTATCTAAATTTTTAGCGCGGTCGGAGTTAGTGGAAATTAGGCAAGAGATTAATGTTTGTCGAGATCCTAAAGATAATAAGTTTCTTGAGTTAGCAGTTAATGGTAATGCAAGTCTCATTATCACTGGGGATGACGATCTCCTTGTACTCAATCCATTTAGAGATATTCAGATTTTTACTCCCCAAGATTTTTTGATTTATTTTGACAGCTAAGAATGCACAGTTTATTGATTTTATGGAGATAAAAATGGTTTCGACAGAGTTAATTAATACACTAAAAAGGCTCGATCGCTCTTCACAGATTTATGTGATGCAAATTTTGTTGCAAGAGTTAGCTGAGAACTTTAAAGAATCTGAGTCTCAAGCTATTGTAAATAAAGAGGCACAAGAAACTCAACAAAAGCGATCGCCTAGTGTTGTCAGCAATCAACTAAAAACTCCTGAATTTCAGAGACAGATGAGAAGTAACAGTAATATACAAACTATGTATCGAAATCGCGAAACATCTTCTGATCAATTAGCTAGTGAAGAAGAAGAGTTATAAATAATTAGCAAATAGAGAAACTAATGACGACAAAACTTTATGATGTAGATTTTTATGCTTGGACTTTGGAGCAGTCTCGGTTGTTGCAGTCTGGCAATTTACAAGATTTAGATATTGAGAATTTGGTGGAGGAGATTGAGTCTTTGGGTAAGCAACAACGCCAAGAGTTGAAAAATCGGTTAGGTGTTTTGATTGGGCATCTTTTGAAGTGGGCTTATCAACCAGAAAAGCGTACTAAGAGTTGGCGGTCAACAATTCGAGAGCAACGTAAGGAGGTGTTAGAACTATTAAAAGAAAATCCTAGTTTGAAGTCGTATTTGCCAGAGGCGATCGCTTCGGCGCATGAGTCAGGTTTGGCTCTGGTGGTACGCGAGACGACCTTAGATTATGAGGATCTACCTGTGGAATGTCCTTTTTCTGTTGAGCAAATTTTCGATTTGACTTTTCCTGAAGGTGTTTAGTCCACTCTTAATCCAGTTTCTTAGAGGTGAAAATATGGCAACGATTACTATTGATATTTCAGATAGTCAATTACAAAAGCTGCAAGACTTAGCGAGGGTGCATAGGGTTTCCCCAGAGGCGCTAATTTGTGCAAATTTGGAGAGTTGGCTGAGTTCGCCTAGTCCTGAGTTTATGGATGCAGCTAAGTATGTATTGAAGAAGAATGCTGAACTTTATCAACGTTTAGCATAATGCGTTATCTCACAATTATTGAGGTCTTGGCTTTGCATGGTCAAGTTATCGGGCAATCAGGCGGTAAGGATGGGATCAGAGATCTAGGTTTGCTAGAGTCTGCGATCGCTCAACCGATGATGACATTTGGTGGCATAGATTTATATGTTTCAATTGTTGATAAGGCTGTGGCTTTAGGATTTTCACTGATTATGAATCATCCTTTTGTTGATGGAAATAAGAGAACTGGTCACGCAGCGATGGAAGTATTTCTGGTTTTGAATGGATTAGAGATTGTGGCTTCTGTGGAAGAGCAGGAGCGAGTTATTTTGTCTGTTGCTGCGGGAGATAGTGGACGTGAAGTGTTTCTAGATTGGCTACAAGTTCATGTTAGAGGTAGATAAATTTGAAAGTTCACAGAATTTCAAGGAGTTGGGCATATGAAATGGCAGAAAGTATTATTAGGCAATTTAGCAGATGAAGGCTCCCTTGATATTTTGACTGGACCTTTCGGAACTCAGCTTAAAGCATCTGATTATACGAAGATTGGAACTCCAGTCATTAACGTTAGAAATATCGGCTATGGAGATCTTAAGCCCGAAAAATTAGAGTATGTTCCCGAACCAGTTGTTCAAAAATTGGAAAGACATATTTTACAAAAAGGAGATATAGTTTTTGCTCGGAAAGGTGCAGTTGATAGACATTTGCTGGTTGAAGAAACTCAATCTGGATGGATGCAAGGTTCTGATTGTATTCGTATAAGACTTTCATCTAGAAAAGTAAGTCATAAATTTCTTTCTTACTCTCTACGTCTAGAAAGTCATAAGTCATGGATTCTTAATCAGTGTGGCAATAAAGCAACAATGGCATCTTTAAATCAAGATGTTATTCGGCGAGTTATCGTTCGATTACCTAATATTGATACTCAGCAAGAAATTGTTAATGTCTTATCAAAATATGATGACCTTATCGAAAATAATCGGCGGCGTATTCAGTTGCTTGAGCGATCGCTACATCTGCTCTATAAAGAATGGTTTGTCCATCTCCGCTTCCCCAGTCACGAACACAGCAAAATTGTAGATGGTATCCCTGAAGGATGGAGAAAAGCTGCACTTAAAGAATTAGCTATTGTCAACCAATCATCTATCAATAGTAGTTTTCAAGGACAAATAGAATATATTGATATTTCTTCAGTTACTACTAATAGTATTAATCAAACAACTATCTTGAACTTTGAAGATGCACCCAGTCGAGCGCGACGAATAGTAAAACATGGTGACATTATCTGGTCATGTGTACGTCCAAATCGTGAATCTTATGCAGTTATTTGGAATCCACCAGACAACCTAATTGTGTCAACAGGATTTGCTGTAATCACCCCGAAAAGTATCCCAACTTCATTCTTATTCTATGCAATAACAACACCTGAATTTGTAGGTTATTTGGCAAACAATGCAAGAGGAGCAGCTTATCCAGCCGTAACTGCCTCAGATTTTGAAAATGCTCAAATAACTTTTCCTCAAGATAATTTGTTGAATTTATTCGATGAAATTGCTACACCTGTTTTTACTCAAATAAACACACTGCGACAACAATCTAAAAAACTACAACAAGCCCGTGATCTTCTACTTCCTAAACTGATGAGTGGAGCGATCAGTGTATGAATTTTTCCCCAGCGTCAAACGCGAACAAGCGATCGCCGCGATCGCTACTCCCAGAAATCA containing:
- a CDS encoding XisI protein encodes the protein MDRVSEYRQIICQFLKDFSKDDPDARLIFDKERDRYLVLHSGWRNDYRFYGCAIHLDLIDGKVWIQQNSTEVMVDRDLEKLGVSPKDIILGFRSPEVRERLAALR
- a CDS encoding XisH family protein, giving the protein MARDIFHNVVRVALEKDGWKITDDPYRLRYGIADVYIDLAAEMAIAAEREGRKIAVEIKSFAGGSAISEFHTALGQFLNYRIALEVANELDRELYLAVPSDVQKDFLRFEPAKIVIARYQVKLIIYDIQKEVITQWIE
- a CDS encoding DUF29 domain-containing protein, whose product is MTTKLYDVDFYAWTLEQSRLLQSGNLQDLDIENLVEEIESLGKQQRQELKNRLGVLIGHLLKWAYQPEKRTKSWRSTIREQRKEVLELLKENPSLKSYLPEAIASAHESGLALVVRETTLDYEDLPVECPFSVEQIFDLTFPEGV
- a CDS encoding N-6 DNA methylase; this translates as MGQLEHIEAIEKRLWGAADTLRSNSNYASNEYFMPVMGLIFLRHAYSRYLAVKDEIIANLPKRGGKVRELKKEDFSQRSAIFLRPEAQFDYLVALGDDRDRAKAVIEAMESIEADYTTLKGELPKQEYQELDNEVLGQLLRALNPEELKQVKGDVFGRIYEYFLTQFADLKAHDNGEFFTPVSLVSLIANVLEPDRGILLDPACGSGGMFVQSAHFVEDRQGNPHSLTFKGLEKNPTTIRLAKMNLAVHGLEGDMQKAITYYEDPHELLGKADFVMANPPFNVDEVDEEKVKNDPRLLFGLPSVNKNKKISNGNYLWITYFYSYLTDRGRAGFVMSSQASSAGGTEATVRQKLIGTGDVEMMVAIRSNFFYTRTVPCELWFFNRAKLPQHKDHVLMLDARNIYRKVTRKIYDFSPEQLQNLLAIVWLYRGQEDKFLNLVRDYLDRTLSSINGCFESVDGYTKAIALFRDKMTPFVNGISQTLKGEASPMPEFEESLTTLIKDVEVFRGDAKTLTPSPSPAGEGNKSKNEISLNESVGRLAPLAETSRDLVKQADLVYKLGCRVMDWCEKEQSAKDSDRWSSRDVTKERKAADLARQDAVEQLKQVRYFHKQAVWLTERFPDCKYRDVQGLVKLVDRAELAANDWSLTPGRYVGVAPEEVDEDFDFEETLRDIHIELEGLNAEAVDLAAAIAQNFKELGI
- a CDS encoding type II toxin-antitoxin system death-on-curing family toxin, which encodes MMRYLTIIEVLALHGQVIGQSGGKDGIRDLGLLESAIAQPMMTFGGIDLYVSIVDKAVALGFSLIMNHPFVDGNKRTGHAAMEVFLVLNGLEIVASVEEQERVILSVAAGDSGREVFLDWLQVHVRGR
- a CDS encoding DNA-binding protein, coding for MATITIDISDSQLQKLQDLARVHRVSPEALICANLESWLSSPSPEFMDAAKYVLKKNAELYQRLA
- a CDS encoding putative toxin-antitoxin system toxin component, PIN family; amino-acid sequence: MMKMKDKNLRVVLDTNVLISSLLLKNSPPFRVVELIFSRSILLRSESTLSELQEVLGRKKFNKYLTLEERQVFLSKFLARSELVEIRQEINVCRDPKDNKFLELAVNGNASLIITGDDDLLVLNPFRDIQIFTPQDFLIYFDS
- a CDS encoding restriction endonuclease subunit S translates to MKWQKVLLGNLADEGSLDILTGPFGTQLKASDYTKIGTPVINVRNIGYGDLKPEKLEYVPEPVVQKLERHILQKGDIVFARKGAVDRHLLVEETQSGWMQGSDCIRIRLSSRKVSHKFLSYSLRLESHKSWILNQCGNKATMASLNQDVIRRVIVRLPNIDTQQEIVNVLSKYDDLIENNRRRIQLLERSLHLLYKEWFVHLRFPSHEHSKIVDGIPEGWRKAALKELAIVNQSSINSSFQGQIEYIDISSVTTNSINQTTILNFEDAPSRARRIVKHGDIIWSCVRPNRESYAVIWNPPDNLIVSTGFAVITPKSIPTSFLFYAITTPEFVGYLANNARGAAYPAVTASDFENAQITFPQDNLLNLFDEIATPVFTQINTLRQQSKKLQQARDLLLPKLMSGAISV